The nucleotide window AGCATAGAAAACTTCTTCAGGATAATAGAAAAATAATATCATCAACGCTAAAATTGCCAAAACAGCTCTAAATGGGGCCGTCTGGTGAAAATGAAACTCTTTAAAGCTATAAAACTTTATATTACTAACCATTGATAAGCCAGCAATAAGAGTAACAAACAACCCAAGAATAATCATAAATTTCGAGTTAAACTGATATTCTGCACATAAATAAACATAACCAGCAACAAGTGCTGCTGCAGAAGGAGATGGCAATCCTTGGAAATATTTTTTATCAGTTACACCAAGCATAACATTGAAGCGGGCTAAACGCAAAGCGGCACAAGCACAATAGACAAAAGAAACAAGCCAACCAATTCGCCCTAAATGATGAAGCCCCCAATTAAATACAAGCATGGCTGGTGCGGCTCCAAAAGAAACCATATCAGCCAGACTATCCAACTCGGCACCAAATGGTGATGAGGTATGAGTAAGCCTTGCAACCCGACCATCAAGACTATCAAGAACCATTGCAACAGCGATAGCAATTCCTGCATGATAGAAATCACCACCAATTGATCTTATCATAGCATAAAAGCCACAGAACATTGCACTTAAAGTAATCATGCTTGGCAGCAAGTATATAGGTGAGCCTTTAGCCCGCTGCTGTTGAACTGGTTCTTGCATATTTATTAATCCATTCTTGCTAGGATTGTTTCAGTTGCTTTTACTTTTTGTCCAATGCTAACCAAAGGTGTTGCTGATAATGGCAAATACACATCAACCCTGGAACCAAAGCGAATGAAGCCATAACGTTCACCACGAGTTAACCACTCACCAGCTTTAGTATAACATAAGATACGCCTTGCAACTAAACCTGCTACTTGTACAAAGGTAATTTTATGCCCATTATTCATACGTACAATAATTGCATTGCGCTCATTTTCACTTGATGCTTTATCAAAATCAGCATTAATGAATTTGCCCGGAATATAATTAACTTTTACAACTTCACCATCAACGGGAGAGCGATTAGAATGCACATTAAAAACATTCATAAAGACACTAATTCTTAAAGCATCAACTCCCTGATAATCATCGTAGGCTTTTTCAACACTTATTACCTTGCCATCTGCAGGAGAAAGCACCAGATTAGGTTCATCCGGAATTACCCGTGGCGGATCTCTAAAAAACTGAATAACAAAAATTGCCACTAAAATAAAAGGCAGTGCTGCCCAAAAGTTACCTAAGTACCAGATTAACAATGATAATCCAACACTGATTATTATAAACGGCCAACCTTCTTTAGCCAGTATTGGATGTGGGTAATGCTTCAACCTATACTCCTATCTTATTAAATATACAAAATTTAGTCTTGAATGCTTTCTATTATATCATCAATAGAGGACTGCTTGCCAGAATTAGTCGCCTTATCCGCACTATTATTGGACTTCTCTGGACTACTACTATTTGCTTTTACTCCACTAGCATTATCATTATCTGAAATAGCGATTTCACCATCAACGGAATCTTCAGAATCCATACCTGATGCATCGTGTTTACCAATCGGACTTCCTACGTAGTAATATTCAGTATCACCTTTCCAAGTACCTTCAGG belongs to Aquella oligotrophica and includes:
- the pssA gene encoding CDP-diacylglycerol--serine O-phosphatidyltransferase, giving the protein MQEPVQQQRAKGSPIYLLPSMITLSAMFCGFYAMIRSIGGDFYHAGIAIAVAMVLDSLDGRVARLTHTSSPFGAELDSLADMVSFGAAPAMLVFNWGLHHLGRIGWLVSFVYCACAALRLARFNVMLGVTDKKYFQGLPSPSAAALVAGYVYLCAEYQFNSKFMIILGLFVTLIAGLSMVSNIKFYSFKEFHFHQTAPFRAVLAILALMILFFYYPEEVFYAFFVIYTVVSYLFWILRIGYSKKTSSIEAPEQEAAADVEKSH
- a CDS encoding phosphatidylserine decarboxylase, with product MKHYPHPILAKEGWPFIIISVGLSLLIWYLGNFWAALPFILVAIFVIQFFRDPPRVIPDEPNLVLSPADGKVISVEKAYDDYQGVDALRISVFMNVFNVHSNRSPVDGEVVKVNYIPGKFINADFDKASSENERNAIIVRMNNGHKITFVQVAGLVARRILCYTKAGEWLTRGERYGFIRFGSRVDVYLPLSATPLVSIGQKVKATETILARMD